The proteins below are encoded in one region of Huiozyma naganishii CBS 8797 chromosome 7, complete genome:
- the SUR7 gene encoding Sur7p (similar to Saccharomyces cerevisiae SUR7 (YML052W); ancestral locus Anc_1.501) — protein sequence MGVFLKTFLRFLTLLLFAGNTLLLILIVLSGAITSTPIDRFYWVEADTAGIPNAGDTTRWTFWGACTVENGITTCDRYLQPAAPISPVDNFHTKEEVPHSFIAHRDRYYYLSRFSFCFIWIALAFIGIAFLLFVLSWFSQSISQVVLILSIVGCIFDSVAVILQTAVSVLARNAFHGGDRDARISAPLLGIAWASLVCSVYNAIMSGYWWNTAKKNMGSSSYVNDGFFHREKDNYNVPEPIEAYPTTAGTATAVPSTFPGNASSIDYDEENAAAAAAGASPRVAAPATANAGVASPENTHKGIRFFTVRQQNKTVPDDDDSV from the coding sequence ATGGGtgtctttttgaagacgtTTCTGAGGTTTCTCACTTTGCTGCTATTTGCTGGTAACACTCTACTGCTAATCCTTATAGTGCTCTCCGGTGCTATCACTTCGACGCCCATAGACAGATTTTACTGGGTTGAGGCAGATACCGCGGGGATCCCTAATGCTGGGGACACTACAAGGTGGACCTTCTGGGGTGCATGCACCGTGGAAAACGGGATCACAACGTGCGATCGCTACTTGCAACCTGCAGCGCCAATTTCCCCCGTGGATAATTTCCACACGAAGGAGGAGGTGCCCCATAGTTTCATCGCTCATAGGGACCGGTACTACTATCTGAGCCGGTTTTCATTCTGTTTCATTTGGATTGCGTTGGCGTTCATTGGTATTGCCTTCCTGCTGTTTGTTTTGTCATGGTTTTCCCAGTCTATCTCGCAAGTGGTgttgatcttgtccatTGTGGGTTGTATTTTCGACTCCGTTGCGGTCATATTACAAACCGCGGTCTCTGTGTTGGCCAGAAACGCATTCCATGGCGGGGACCGCGATGCGCGGATCAGTGCTCCGTTGCTGGGGATCGCTTGGGCCTCCCTGGTGTGCTCTGTATACAACGCTATAATGTCTGGATACTGGTGGAATACAGCCAAGAAGAATATGGGCAGCAGTTCATACGTGAACGATGGGTTCTTCCACAGGGAAAAGGACAATTACAACGTTCCTGAACCAATAGAGGCGTACCCAACTACTGCAGGCACTGCCACTGCGGTCCCATCAACATTCCCCGGTAACGCAAGCTCTATCGACTACGATGAGGAGAATGCAGCCGCCGCTGCTGCGGGGGCCTCCCCCCGCGTGGCCGCACCGGCTACAGCCAATGCCGGTGTCGCATCGCCGGAGAACACCCACAAAGGTATAAGATTCTTCACCGTCAGACAGCAGAATAAAACCGTTCCTGACGACGATGACTCGGTGTAA
- the PEX1 gene encoding AAA family ATPase peroxin 1 (similar to Saccharomyces cerevisiae PEX1 (YKL197C); ancestral locus Anc_1.506): protein MIKQLSASLQLNGEIRSNCIRLPSHLCDFLYESGVPLQDYWFNIDDRFFLSWDGFDSKDGETVEINPILAKHLHGLEANKKIRLSMGVFHGDILKEVHVSPLTSDDWEIMEGNANLLRNEIIRQAKIVSLGNALICYIGNVTCNFKVDSLVPAKSTWGKIGEGTLVIVQPRVNTERLSNRGRGARDNITSVYYRTLARSVSYDKNTDQLLAFVNDDELVSAYAYVSILLNGPQKTSHSKKAVKNSSEPTLRIGMKIVGSPRGRIPPKHIALSGNAWKSLLPKEDKNNGLIVKVEYLGEDSVPWFNDVKDMTVQIKHSLKVQDEDKRDSEVFVQNIDILTNRMLLLHSGDVLQIEHLTEEKSHCSTVQLSSVSSYQFVHTVCSENKLLYLDNAPTTPQYLETNDILPKIETYVTSPVVPSPGILLEGKEKTGKTSLLLTLRARLLSRHVQHAIYIDCETLSESFHFEKMKSMINEWCKLAYLHKPTVLLLDNADFVFTQLKTDPSASNGNTNTLPNKLSNILANSVVKLIARAQSSLRIVFSAAHRETLNNALFETHVISETFCLKSPSKTERADLVGHYLCEGNALPTSLKLCDTLDVSDIASETEGYFPFDLKNFVIKCHYGCQMAGSSILTNEIFEKTLSQFTPISFQSAPSSKTNRAVKWEKIGALFEAKRTLLETLEWPVKYAPIFQNCPLRLRSGILLYGYPGCGKTLLATAVASQCGLNFISVKGPEILDKYIGASEQNIRDLFERAEAIKPCIIFFDEFDSIAPKRGHDSTGVTDRVVNQLLTQMDGAEGLDGVYVLAATSRPDLIDPALLRPGRLDKSVLCGMPTEPERLLILRSIADPSMADAHLSEIARRTQNYSGADLQALYSNAHLRVVHRTLRQMNLHHAGTSNKLQFTVINGQATAADAAHAASLLPQRDTPAGDDAQGTGPDTPSITLSDLEESLKETKPSISLHELHRLSRIYSQMDDVDRTGQLPTGQAPDHVGSRLSLM, encoded by the coding sequence ATGATCAAACAGCTTTCTGCATCTCTACAACTGAACGGCGAGATCCGAAGCAACTGTATTAGGTTGCCGAGTCACCTGTGCGATTTTTTATACGAGAGTGGCGTGCCCCTTCAAGACTACTGGTTTAATATCGATGACAggtttttcctttcttgGGACGGGTTTGATAGCAAAGATGGGGAAACTGTAGAGATCAATCCCATTCTTGCCAAACATCTACACGGGCTTGAGGCGAATAAGAAAATACGGCTGTCTATGGGGGTCTTCCACGGCGATATTCTGAAAGAAGTACACGTGAGCCCTTTGACAAGCGATGATTGGGAAATAATGGAAGGGAACGCTAATTTGCTGAGAAATGAGATTATAAGACAAGCCAAAATTGTAAGCTTGGGGAATGCTCTTATCTGCTATATCGGCAATGTCACCTGTAATTTCAAAGTCGATAGCTTGGTCCCCGCAAAGAGCACTTGGGGGAAAATCGGAGAAGGTACATTAGTAATTGTACAACCAAGAGTAAATACTGAACGACTCAGTAACAGGGGTAGAGGAGCTAGGGATAATATCACTTCCGTATATTACCGAACTTTGGCTCGTTCCGTATCTTACGATAAAAATACCGACCAGCTTCTAGCCTTTGTGAACGATGACGAATTGGTGTCTGCTTATGCCTACGTCAGCATTCTCCTCAATGGCCCGCAAAAAACCAGTCATTCTAAGAAAgcagtgaaaaattccAGTGAGCCCACGTTACGGATAGGCATGAAGATTGTAGGGTCACCTCGCGGCAGAATTCCCCCAAAGCATATTGCACTTTCTGGAAACGCTTGGAAGTCTCTATTACCAAAAGAAGATAAGAATAACGGTCTGATTGTTAAGGTGGAATACTTGGGGGAAGACTCTGTGCCGTGGTTTAATGATGTGAAAGACATGACAGTGCAAATAAAACATTCTCTTAAAGTCCAGGACGAAGATAAGCGAGACTCTGAAGTGTTTGTCCAAAATATCGATATTTTAACGAATAGGATGCTACTCTTGCACAGTGGTGATGTACTACAAATCGAACATTTAACGGAGGAAAAGAGCCACTGTTCAACCGTCCAATTATCATCAGTGTCGAGTTACCAGTTTGTCCATACGGTGTGCTCTGAGAATAAATTGTTATATTTGGACAATGCGCCCACTACCCCTCAGTACTTAGAGACGAATGACATTTTGCCCAAAATCGAAACATATGTAACATCGCCTGTGGTCCCCTCACCGGGGATACTTTTGGAGGGCAAGGAGAAGACTGGGAAAACGAGCCTACTTTTGACTCTGAGAGCGAGACTACTTTCAAGGCATGTGCAACATGCTATTTACATTGATTGTGAAACGTTATCTGAAAGTTTCCATTTTGAGAAGATGAAAAGTATGATTAACGAATGGTGCAAACTTGCTTATTTGCACAAACCTACGGTGTTGCTACTAGACAACGCGGATTTCGTATTCACACAATTGAAAACTGATCCTAGTGCGTCGAACGGTAACACGAACACGCTTCCGAACAAGTTGTCAAACATTCTAGCCAATTCTGTGGTGAAACTTATTGCAAGGGCCCAATCTTCTCTCCGAATAGTATTTTCTGCGGCGCACAGAGAGACGTTGAACAACGCTTTGTTTGAAACCCATGTCATCAGCGAGACATTCTGTTTGAAAAGCCCGTCTAAGACAGAGAGAGCCGATCTAGTGGGGCACTACCTGTGCGAGGGGAACGCGCTCCCGACATCTTTGAAACTCTGCGACACCCTAGACGTCAGTGATATCGCATCCGAGACGGAGGGGTACTTTCCCTTcgacttgaagaatttcGTTATCAAGTGTCACTACGGGTGTCAAATGGCTGGGTCTTCCATACTAACGAACGAAATATTTGAGAAGACACTATCGCAGTTCACACCCATATCGTTCCAATCTGCGCCATCGAGCAAAACGAACCGTGCAGTGAAATGGGAAAAGATTGGGGCACTTTTTGAGGCAAAGCGAACTTTACTGGAGACACTCGAGTGGCCCGTGAAGTATGCTCCGATCTTCCAAAACTGCCCCCTGCGGTTACGATCCGGTATCCTACTGTACGGGTATCCAGGGTGTGGTAAAACACTTCTTGCCACTGCTGTTGCATCGCAGTGCGGACTCAACTTCATTTCCGTGAAGGGTCCCGAGATCCTGGACAAGTACATCGGTGCCAGCGAGCAGAACATCAGAGACCTTTTTGAGAGGGCCGAGGCAATCAAACCTTGCATCATATTCTTTGACGAGTTCGACTCCATTGCACCCAAGAGGGGACACGACTCCACTGGTGTCACTGACCGTGTAGTGAACCAATTGCTCACGCAGATGGACGGCGCAGAGGGGCTAGACGGCGTTTACGTACTCGCCGCAACGAGCAGACCAGACCTGATCGACCCGGCCCTGCTGAGACCCGGCCGGCTGGACAAGAGTGTACTCTGCGGGATGCCCACTGAGCCGGAACGGCTCCTAATCCTCCGGAGCATCGCTGACCCGAGCATGGCAGATGCGCACCTATCGGAGATCGCAAGGCGCACCCAGAACTACTCGGGTGCCGATTTACAAGCATTGTACTCCAACGCGCACCTGCGCGTGGTCCACAGAACCCTGCGCCAAATGAACCTGCACCACGCCGGCACAAGCAACAAACTACAGTTCACAGTGATCAACGGGCAAGCCACCGCGGCGGACGCGGCCCACGCGGCAAGCCTACTGCCGCAGAGGGATACACCCGCGGGCGATGACGCACAGGGGACCGGCCCTGACACGCCCAGCATCACACTATCCGATTTGGAGGAATCCCTAAAGGAGACAAAACCGAGCATCTCACTGCACGAGCTGCACCGCCTGTCCCGCATCTACTCCCAGATGGATGACGTGGACAGGACGGGCCAGCTGCCCACGGGGCAGGCCCCAGACCATGTGGGCTCCCGCCTGTCCCTTATGTAG
- the KNAG0G00310 gene encoding uncharacterized protein (similar to Saccharomyces cerevisiae YML053C; ancestral locus Anc_1.503) — MDMISSQVQNLKRGYTELELELAVPEAVKKARSSALLPSEPLYQIGSNSQCPTSPTLYLQQNEIQRYTEHDIMQIATPVNENPTSSCVVSPSMEPDAEIEGYMLQGYYDNSKHLAELTTSYSIYDMTEEEIDMMMVDGRPSM; from the coding sequence ATGGATATGATTTCGAGTCAGGTACAGAATTTAAAGAGAGGGTACACGGAATTGGAATTGGAATTGGCGGTTCCTGAAGCGGTAAAGAAGGCAAGATCAAGTGCGTTGCTGCCTTCCGAGCCGCTGTACCAAATTGGCTCCAATTCGCAATGCCCCACGTCCCCAACACtatatcttcaacagaacGAAATACAGCGATATACAGAACACGATATCATGCAAATTGCTACCCCAGTGAATGAAAATCCTACGAGTTCGTGTGTGGTGTCACCTAGTATGGAACCTGATGCAGAAATCGAAGGGTACATGCTGCAGGGATACTATGACAATAGCAAACACCTTGCTGAATTAACGACTTCCTACAGCATCTATGATATGACGGAGGAAGAAATAGACATGATGATGGTCGATGGGCGTCCCTCTATGTAA
- the KNAG0G00280 gene encoding uncharacterized protein (similar to Saccharomyces cerevisiae PTK2 (YJR059W) and PTK1 (YKL198C); ancestral locus Anc_1.507), translated as MRSESNSDETKPVSGLRLLGRKLLRPKTFDSQPKKVVLHKKPLKKRSTLPANAAVNRNQGGEPLKPTGLKPVHVEPAKGAKPIVYNPYGINNSNGTVFSNANSATNSSAGSTRDASFYLHEGGDTVRVLKLPLMDPNELMPEQYVQSSVHLFDNFKFESDHKNIGSGGSAEVKKVVSKRTNTARSKIYAFKKLNMIYTETDEQYYKRCMKEFVIGRHLTRASGYGSVNIIGVYQLCKVPTTTILVRGWGYVMELGRYDLFSVMTRVGWKNVDIAEKYCIFKQVANGVKFMHDNGVAHRDLKPENVLFCEGGVCKITDFGISAWSHETPDDNETPIKMCSGMIGSPPYAPPEVMVWAEKKGYPDPAKKPFNPLSLDCFSLGIILMVLTRNFIPFLESCDRDPKFREYEAGYEKFIKYGNKNFKTKGCYRDGPGKEYKFANWYRDTDVARVAWRLADPDPETRYTMEDLLNDPWFQKIDVCIDPSEGEHLRPMEPELYNQEELASVAAEVVAAATPKAAKPRSMIDIASTPQTKPKHGSSTSPISVPSVASISMPKELSLSKSNTPSTSPASSHNSLSGSDSQDKKDSGNLFTVKEEENTGESPHNCTEDSSQGETAAETTTTQNNIEIVNVTKKISELSTKMDNAKKHKKVKHHHLNVVNSISGLASSSFSESISSIASSTGSSSQRRW; from the coding sequence ATGCGCTCTGAGTCCAATTCCGACGAAACCAAGCCCGTGTCTGGGCTGCGGCTGCTGGGCCGCAAGCTGCTGCGGCCAAAGACTTTCGACTCGCAGCCGAAGAAAGTGGTGCTGCACAAGAAACCGCTCAAGAAGAGGAGCACCCTGCCTGCGAATGCAGCGGTCAATCGCAACCAGGGGGGCGAGCCATTGAAGCCCACGGGGCTCAAACCCGTGCACGTGGAACCAGCGAAGGGCGCCAAACCCATCGTTTACAACCCGTACGGGATCAATAACTCGAACGGGACAGTGTTCAGCAACGCGAACTCTGCGACGAACTCCTCCGCGGGGAGCACTAGAGACGCAAGTTTCTACCTCCACGAGGGCGGGGACACAGTCAGGGTCCTGAAGTTGCCCCTGATGGACCCGAACGAGCTGATGCCGGAACAGTACGTGCAGAGCTCCGTCCATCTGTTCGATAACTTCAAGTTCGAATCTGACCACAAGAATATCGGGTCCGGCGGATCGGCAGAGGTGAAGAAAGTAGTCAGCAAGAGAACAAACACGGCACGCTCTAAGATATACGCGTTCAAGAAACTAAACATGATATACACGGAGACGGACGAGCAGTACTACAAACGCTGCATGAAGGAGTTCGTCATAGGGAGACACCTGACCCGCGCGTCCGGGTACGGAAGCGTCAATATCATCGGCGTTTACCAACTGTGCAAAGTCCCGACAACGACTATCCTCGTTAGAGGTTGGGGTTACGTCATGGAACTGGGGAGGTACGACCTGTTCAGCGTGATGACCCGTGTAGGGTGGAAGAACGTCGATATCGCGGAGAAATACTGCATCTTCAAACAGGTCGCCAACGGTGTGAAGTTCATGCACGACAACGGGGTTGCACACAGGGATTTGAAGCCCGAGAATGTCTTGTTCTGCGAGGGAGGCGTCTGCAAGATAACCGACTTCGGTATCTCCGCATGGTCGCACGAGACCCCCGACGACAACGAAACACCAATAAAGATGTGCTCTGGGATGATCGGATCACCACCGTACGCACCACCAGAGGTTATGGTATGGgcagagaagaaggggTACCCGGACCCGGCGAAGAAACCGTTCAACCCTCTCTCACTGGACTGTTTCTCCCTAGGTATCATCCTCATGGTGCTCACAAGAAATTTTATACCGTTCTTAGAGTCCTGCGACAGAGATCCGAAATTTAGAGAGTACGAGGCAGGTTACGAAAAGTTCATCAAATACGGTaacaaaaatttcaagacGAAGGGATGCTACAGGGACGGCCCCGGTAAGGAGTACAAATTTGCCAACTGGTACAGAGACACAGACGTCGCGAGAGTCGCGTGGAGACTGGCCGATCCAGACCCAGAGACCCGCTACACAATGGAGGATTTGCTAAATGACCCCTGGTTCCAGAAAATTGACGTTTGCATAGACCCCTCGGAGGGGGAACACCTGCGACCAATGGAACCAGAATTGTATAACCAAGAGGAACTCGCCTCCGTAGCGGCAGAAGTCgtagcagcagcgactCCCAAGGCAGCAAAACCAAGATCCATGATAGATATTGCATCCACACCACAGACAAAACCAAAGCACGGCTCCTCCACGTCACCAATATCCGTTCCATCCGTCGCATCCATCAGCATGCCCAAGGAACTGTCTTTGTCGAAATCCAACACACCATCAACGTCACCGGCTTCATCCCATAACTCACTCTCAGGCAGCGATTCTCAAGACAAGAAGGATTCAGGCAATCTCTTCACAGTcaaggaagaggaaaacaCTGGAGAATCACCACATAACTGCACGGAAGATTCGTCGCAGGGAGAAACCGCAGCCGAAACGACAACTACCCAAAATAACATAGAGATTGTTAACGTGACAAAGAAGATCAGCGAGCTCTCCACGAAAATGGATAACGCgaagaaacacaaaaaGGTgaaacaccaccacctaAACGTCGTCAACAGCATCTCAGGCCTGGCgagttcctccttctccGAATCGATATCTTCCATTGCCTCGTCCACAGGCTCGTCTTCGCAAAGGAGATGGTAG
- the GAL80 gene encoding transcription regulator GAL80 (similar to Saccharomyces cerevisiae GAL80 (YML051W); ancestral locus Anc_1.500) yields MDYNKRSAVSTVPNTGPLKVGFIGLSYLKGWALKTHYPAILQLSSQFQITALFNPQLSEALATIQALKLQNATAFPTLEAFAASSNVDMIVVSIQSAQHYSVLIPLIEHTKANPNLKYLFVEWAMACSVEEAEQIYAAAAKRGLQTIISLQGRKSPYVIRAKELVSEGYIGDINSIEIAGNGGWYGYERSVKNPNFIYEMGQGTDIVTNTFGHTIDILQYITGSYFGRINSMIFNNIPQQELIDENGARIGQKVKKSVPDHLLFQGTLLRGNVPISCSIKGGKPTKKFTKNLVIDIHGTKGDLKLEGDAGFAEISNLVLYYCGIKGNDPATSSTNLASLPEPSNSYDSAKEIMEVYHLRNYNAVLGNIFKLYESIADFHYNTRKIPNLPAQFIMQGFEVEGFPTLMDALILHRLIDNVYRSHLIGSTLNVSNISRP; encoded by the coding sequence ATGGATTATAACAAGAGGTCGGCCGTTTCTACGGTTCCAAATACAGGTCCACTAAAAGTAGGGTTCATTGGGTTATCGTATCTGAAGGGGTGGGCTTTGAAGACACACTATCCGGCGATATTGCAACTTTCGTCGCAGTTCCAAATCACAGCATTGTTCAACCCACAGCTGAGTGAGGCTCTTGCGACGATACAAGCGctgaaattgcaaaacGCAACGGCGTTCCCGACTCTGGAGGCCTTTGCCGCGTCATCAAATGTCGACATGATTGTGGTTTCGATACAATCTGCCCAGCATTACTCTGTGTTGATCCCGCTTATAGAGCACACCAAGGCAAACCCAAACCTAAAATACCTTTTCGTCGAGTGGGCCATGGCCTGTTCCGTCGAAGAGGCAGAGCAGATCTATGCAGCGGCAGCGAAGAGAGGACTACAAACGATAATATCGCTGCAGGGAAGAAAATCCCCGTACGTTATCCGTGCAAAAGAATTGGTAAGCGAAGGTTACATAGGAGACATCAACTCTATCGAAATAGCAGGGAACGGTGGGTGGTATGGTTATGAGCGGTCCGTCAAGAACCCTAATTTCATATACGAGATGGGCCAGGGGACCGATATTGTGACCAACACTTTCGGCCACACTATCGATATCCTGCAGTACATAACAGGGTCgtactttggaagaattaACTCCAtgatcttcaacaacataCCACAACAGGAACTGATAGATGAAAACGGTGCAAGGATAGGccagaaagtgaaaaaatcAGTCCCCGATCACCTGTTATTCCAGGGGACGCTACTGCGCGGGAATGTCCCCATATCGTGTTCTATAAAAGGTGGGAAGCCCACCAAGAAATTCACCAAAAATCTAGTCATCGATATTCATGGTACCAAGGGAGATTTGAAGCTCGAGGGGGATGCCGGGTTTGCAGAAATATCAAATCTCGTCTTGTACTACTGTGGGATAAAGGGGAACGACCCGGCAACGTCCTCTACAAACCTTGCTAGTCTACCTGAACCATCAAATTCCTACGATTCTGCCAAGGAAATCATGGAGGTATATCATTTGAGAAACTATAATGCTGTCCTGGGGAATATTTTCAAGCTGTACGAATCTATAGCAGACTTCCATTACAACACAAGGAAGATACCGAACTTGCCAGCTCAATTTATCATGCAAGGTTTCGAGGTCGAAGGGTTTCCAACCCTCATGGATGCATTGATACTTCATCGTTTGATTGACAATGTATACAGGAGCCATTTAATAGGATCCACCTTGAATGTTAGTAACATTTCGCGACCCTAG
- the APS2 gene encoding Aps2p (similar to Saccharomyces cerevisiae APS2 (YJR058C); ancestral locus Anc_1.505), which translates to MSIRFILCFNKQGVVRLIRWYVGNESSGDTQDVIAQIYRLISSKDHKRHSNFVEFSETTKLVYKRYAGLYFVMGVDLRDDDPIYLSHIHLFVEVLDSFFGNVCELDIVFNFYKAYMVMDEMFLGGEIQEVSKDVLIERLGTLDRLE; encoded by the coding sequence ATGAGCATTCGGTTCATCCTGTGCTTTAATAAGCAAGGAGTTGTGCGATTGATACGCTGGTACGTTGGCAACGAGAGTTCTGGTGACACACAGGATGTGATTGCCCAGATATACAGACTGATCAGCAGTAAAGACCATAAACGTCACAGCAATTTTGTTGAGTTCTCCGAAACGACTAAACTTGTGTATAAACGATACGCTGGGCTATACTTTGTGATGGGTGTCGATTTAAGAGATGACGATCCTATATATCTGTCGCATATCCACCTCTTCGTTGAAGTGTTGGACTCGTTTTTTGGGAACGTTTGCGAACTGGACATTGTTTTCAACTTCTACAAAGCCTACATGGTTATGGACGAAATGTTTCTTGGTGGAGAAATACAGGAGGTCTCCAAGGACGTACTCATAGAACGACTCGGGACACTAGACAGATTGGAATAA